One window from the genome of Amycolatopsis sp. NBC_01480 encodes:
- a CDS encoding inorganic phosphate transporter: MDFSLIVLVVVVAALAFDFTNGFHDTANAMATSIATGALKPKVAVGISAVLNLVGAFLSIEVAKTISGGIVDDTKVTPVVIFAGLIGAIIWNLVTWLVGLPSSSSHALFGGLIGATWIASGADAVHFGKVVEKVLIPAVASPIVAGIVALVGTFLTYRITQKSRENVVGKGFKTGQVLSASLVSLAHGTNDAQKTMGVITLALIAGGTLAPGSNPPLWVIVACGLAIAAGTYLGGWRIIQTMGKKLTEIQTPQGFAAETSSAAVILASSHLGFALSTTHVTSGGIIGSGLGRKLAEVRWGVAGKMAIAWVLTLPAAAIVGALAAVISTQGSWGTVLVGGVGVILALGIWLASRRNPVTAETINEPEAVEAAPVAA, from the coding sequence ATGGACTTTTCCCTGATCGTCTTGGTGGTGGTCGTGGCGGCACTCGCCTTCGACTTCACCAACGGGTTCCACGACACCGCGAACGCGATGGCGACGTCGATCGCCACGGGGGCGCTGAAGCCGAAGGTCGCGGTCGGCATCTCCGCGGTGTTGAACCTGGTCGGTGCGTTCCTGTCGATCGAGGTCGCGAAGACGATCTCCGGCGGCATCGTCGACGACACGAAGGTGACCCCGGTGGTGATCTTCGCCGGGCTGATCGGGGCGATCATCTGGAACCTGGTCACGTGGCTGGTCGGGCTCCCGTCGAGTTCCTCGCACGCGCTGTTCGGCGGGCTGATCGGCGCGACCTGGATCGCCTCCGGCGCCGACGCCGTGCACTTCGGCAAGGTGGTCGAGAAGGTGCTGATCCCCGCGGTCGCGTCGCCGATCGTGGCGGGCATCGTGGCGCTGGTCGGCACGTTCCTCACCTACCGCATCACGCAGAAGTCGCGGGAGAACGTGGTGGGCAAGGGCTTCAAGACCGGCCAGGTGCTCTCGGCCAGCCTGGTCTCGCTCGCGCACGGGACCAACGACGCGCAGAAGACGATGGGCGTGATCACGCTGGCGCTGATCGCCGGCGGCACGCTCGCGCCCGGCTCGAACCCGCCGTTGTGGGTCATCGTGGCCTGCGGCCTGGCGATCGCGGCCGGCACCTACCTCGGCGGCTGGCGGATCATCCAGACGATGGGCAAGAAGCTCACCGAGATCCAGACGCCGCAGGGCTTCGCGGCGGAGACCAGCTCGGCGGCGGTCATCCTGGCCTCCTCACACCTGGGCTTCGCGCTGTCGACCACGCACGTGACCTCGGGCGGCATCATCGGCTCCGGCCTCGGCCGCAAGCTCGCCGAGGTCCGCTGGGGCGTCGCGGGCAAGATGGCCATCGCCTGGGTGCTGACCCTGCCGGCCGCGGCCATCGTGGGCGCGCTCGCCGCGGTCATCTCGACCCAGGGCAGCTGGGGCACGGTGCTGGTCGGCGGTGTCGGCGTGATCCTCGCGCTGGGCATCTGGCTCGCCTCGCGGCGCAACCCGGTGACGGCCGAGACCATCAATGAGCCGGAGGCCGTCGAGGCCGCCCCGGTCGCGGCCTGA
- a CDS encoding ABC transporter permease encodes MTTTEAVRGGGISGAVASEWTKLWSVRATWWCLSGGLLMMLLYSGISGLSQRVGDSRPEGAHSMAAAGAIYLTEFFVIAVATLFVTSEYANGGIRSTLQWVPVRHHVPAAKTAVLVPVLFGYGVVVALAGMGVSGLLMGSHGLPTSFTTALLTAAGMGAYFALLGVLCLGIGFALRSAVGTVVTVMVLLLPLPLLLSSYVSQGIMNYFPAFGGLNTMTAPGTENPLFGGPPPYSAWVGVVICLLWAVAGLLAGTAVLKRRDA; translated from the coding sequence ATGACCACGACGGAAGCAGTGCGGGGCGGGGGCATCAGCGGCGCGGTCGCTTCGGAGTGGACCAAGCTCTGGTCCGTGCGCGCCACCTGGTGGTGCCTGTCCGGCGGGCTGCTGATGATGCTGTTGTACAGCGGCATTTCCGGCCTTTCGCAGCGGGTCGGTGACAGCCGGCCGGAAGGCGCGCACAGCATGGCGGCGGCCGGGGCGATCTACCTGACCGAGTTCTTCGTGATCGCGGTGGCGACGCTGTTCGTCACCAGCGAGTACGCGAACGGCGGGATCCGTTCGACGCTGCAGTGGGTGCCGGTCCGCCACCACGTCCCGGCGGCGAAGACCGCGGTGCTGGTGCCGGTGCTGTTCGGCTACGGCGTGGTGGTCGCGCTGGCCGGGATGGGCGTGTCGGGGCTGCTGATGGGGAGCCACGGGCTGCCGACGTCCTTCACCACGGCCCTGCTCACGGCGGCCGGGATGGGCGCGTACTTCGCGTTGCTCGGGGTGCTCTGCCTCGGCATCGGGTTCGCGCTGCGCAGCGCGGTGGGGACCGTCGTGACGGTGATGGTGCTGCTGCTGCCGTTGCCGTTGCTGCTTTCCTCGTACGTCTCGCAGGGGATCATGAACTACTTCCCCGCGTTCGGCGGCCTCAACACGATGACGGCGCCCGGCACGGAGAACCCGCTGTTCGGCGGCCCGCCCCCGTACAGCGCCTGGGTGGGTGTGGTGATCTGCCTGCTCTGGGCGGTGGCCGGGCTGCTGGCCGGCACCGCGGTCCTGAAACGCCGCGACGCCTGA
- a CDS encoding alpha/beta fold hydrolase, protein MSDLRELTLEVGEHRHTALAAGPETGELVLLLHGWPEFADSWTAELRALGDAGWHAVAVDQRGYAREARPSGVESYSIDHLAADALSFVDALGGGRFHLVAHDWGGMVAWVLASRHPERLRSLSVLATPHPVALQRSAQSDEEQNHNLDYVRFFRAPGGVAEASLLADDAARLRAAYAGRIPEAQVERNVRRLTEPGALTATLNWYRGATDDAFTVPAGPITVPTLYVWGGQDSKLGRGAATGTRELIEGPYQFEILEDASHWLPEEAPDRVIPLVLNHLAAYSA, encoded by the coding sequence GTGAGTGACCTGCGAGAGCTGACGCTCGAGGTCGGCGAACACCGGCACACCGCGCTGGCCGCCGGCCCGGAAACCGGCGAGCTGGTCCTGCTGCTGCACGGCTGGCCCGAGTTCGCCGATTCCTGGACGGCCGAGCTGCGCGCGCTCGGCGACGCCGGCTGGCACGCCGTGGCCGTGGACCAGCGGGGTTACGCCCGCGAGGCCCGCCCGTCCGGCGTCGAGTCGTACTCGATCGACCACCTGGCCGCGGACGCACTGTCCTTTGTGGATGCCCTGGGCGGCGGCCGCTTCCACCTGGTCGCCCACGACTGGGGCGGCATGGTCGCGTGGGTGCTCGCCTCCCGTCACCCGGAGCGCCTCCGTTCGCTCTCGGTCCTCGCGACGCCGCATCCCGTGGCGCTGCAACGGTCCGCGCAGTCCGACGAGGAGCAGAACCACAACCTCGACTACGTCCGCTTCTTCCGGGCCCCCGGCGGCGTCGCCGAGGCGTCCCTGCTGGCCGACGACGCCGCCCGCCTGCGCGCCGCGTACGCCGGCCGTATCCCGGAAGCGCAGGTCGAGCGCAACGTCCGGCGCCTCACCGAGCCGGGCGCCCTCACCGCCACGCTCAACTGGTACCGCGGCGCCACTGACGACGCGTTCACCGTCCCGGCCGGCCCCATCACCGTCCCGACGCTCTACGTCTGGGGCGGCCAGGACAGCAAGCTGGGCCGCGGCGCCGCCACCGGCACCCGCGAACTGATCGAGGGCCCGTACCAGTTCGAAATCCTGGAGGACGCGAGCCACTGGCTGCCGGAGGAGGCGCCGGACCGGGTGATTCCCTTGGTGCTGAACCACTTGGCGGCTTACTCGGCCTAG
- a CDS encoding TetR/AcrR family transcriptional regulator: protein MRGLTHRAVDRAAGLPVGSTSYYARTRAALLELAITRMVELDSVELDTAELEPPAGGMAEFLAATVHLAITEGRTRMLARYEFALEAVRRPELRAAYDRGGLLLRRRCAEILEAAGSPAPERHTRVLIGWLDGSIFDALAGTGSLAPPGLDELTSSAHELLAALGLPRPRNS from the coding sequence ATGCGCGGGCTGACGCACCGAGCCGTCGACCGGGCCGCGGGCCTGCCCGTCGGCTCCACCTCGTACTACGCGCGCACACGGGCCGCGCTGCTGGAGCTGGCCATCACGCGGATGGTCGAGCTGGACAGTGTTGAATTGGACACCGCCGAACTGGAGCCGCCGGCGGGGGGAATGGCGGAATTCCTCGCCGCGACAGTCCACTTGGCGATCACCGAGGGGCGCACGCGGATGCTCGCGCGGTACGAGTTCGCGCTGGAGGCCGTGCGCCGCCCGGAACTGCGTGCTGCGTACGACCGCGGTGGCCTGCTGCTGCGCCGTCGTTGCGCGGAGATCCTCGAGGCCGCGGGCTCCCCGGCGCCGGAGCGGCACACGCGCGTCCTGATCGGCTGGCTGGACGGGTCGATCTTCGACGCGCTGGCGGGCACCGGCTCGCTCGCCCCGCCCGGCCTCGACGAGCTGACCTCAAGCGCCCACGAACTGCTGGCTGCCCTTGGCCTGCCTCGCCCCCGGAACTCCTGA
- a CDS encoding response regulator transcription factor, with product MTRVLLADDEAMIRAGVAAILATGEGIEVVAEVGDGRAAVEQALATRPDVVLLDIRMPVLDGLAAAEEIRRLLPETGVIMLTTFGEDAYIERALGLGASGFLLKAGDPRELLAGIRAVADGAAFLSPKVAHRVISRLSGGQLSRGVAARERIEALTAREREVLTLLGGGLSNADIAARMYVVEGTVKAHVSTILTRLGVRNRVQAAITAYEAGLVGGEA from the coding sequence GTGACCAGGGTGCTGCTGGCCGACGACGAGGCCATGATCCGCGCGGGCGTCGCCGCGATCCTCGCCACGGGTGAGGGCATCGAGGTGGTGGCCGAGGTGGGTGACGGGCGCGCGGCCGTCGAGCAGGCGCTGGCGACCCGGCCCGACGTCGTGCTGCTCGACATCCGGATGCCGGTGCTCGACGGCCTCGCCGCGGCCGAGGAGATCCGCCGCCTGCTCCCGGAAACCGGCGTGATCATGCTGACCACCTTCGGCGAGGACGCCTACATCGAACGCGCGCTCGGCCTGGGCGCGAGCGGTTTCCTGTTGAAGGCGGGGGATCCCCGGGAGCTGCTGGCGGGGATCCGGGCCGTGGCGGACGGGGCGGCGTTCCTCTCACCGAAGGTGGCGCACCGCGTCATCTCACGGCTTTCCGGCGGGCAGCTCAGCCGCGGTGTCGCCGCGCGGGAACGGATCGAGGCGCTGACCGCGCGCGAGCGTGAAGTGCTGACGCTGCTCGGCGGCGGACTGTCCAATGCGGACATCGCCGCGCGGATGTACGTGGTGGAGGGCACGGTGAAGGCCCACGTGAGCACGATCCTGACCCGGCTGGGTGTGCGCAACCGGGTTCAGGCCGCGATCACGGCCTACGAAGCGGGGTTGGTGGGCGGCGAGGCGTGA
- a CDS encoding FAD-dependent oxidoreductase: MSVPSNRAVPEDGVVVIGAGIGGLCLAQGLRRAGIPCAVYERDASPEARRQGYRLHIDGAGTDALREVLPDELYERFLDTSLRPKPTVPLFDEQLVLQSVREFPDPGFNVNRMTLRRILLSGLGDVRFGKRLTHYENDADGVTAHFADGTSARGRVLVGADGVNSPVRRRLLPHARIADTGLRQLYGKIPLDDEARRLFDDEMHAVFSMIVGPGHTMVGVAPVAHPEPFMTCSVGLRREAIGLSEAELAGLSGAQLQELALKLVGGWHPRVRAMVSRWALETVFPLVIRTSVPFSPWDSGRVTLLGDAVHAMSPAAGSGANCALRDGAALAAALGAGPDAAVAGGAIAAYEEAMLASGFAAVRESAANGHQFLGQDPLPV; the protein is encoded by the coding sequence ATGTCTGTGCCGAGTAATCGTGCTGTGCCCGAAGACGGGGTTGTCGTGATCGGGGCCGGGATCGGGGGACTGTGCCTCGCCCAGGGATTGCGGCGGGCCGGAATCCCTTGCGCCGTCTACGAACGGGACGCGTCACCGGAGGCCCGGCGGCAGGGCTACCGGCTGCACATCGACGGGGCGGGCACCGACGCGTTGCGGGAAGTGCTGCCGGACGAGCTGTACGAACGGTTCCTGGACACCTCGTTGCGGCCCAAGCCGACCGTCCCGCTGTTCGACGAGCAGCTGGTGCTGCAGTCCGTGCGGGAGTTCCCGGACCCGGGGTTCAACGTCAACCGCATGACGTTGCGGCGCATCCTGCTGAGCGGGCTCGGCGACGTGCGCTTCGGGAAACGGCTCACCCACTACGAAAACGACGCCGACGGGGTCACCGCGCACTTCGCGGACGGGACCTCCGCGCGTGGCCGGGTGCTCGTCGGCGCGGACGGGGTGAACTCGCCGGTCCGGCGCCGGCTTTTGCCACACGCGCGGATCGCGGACACCGGGCTGCGGCAGCTGTACGGCAAGATCCCGTTGGACGACGAGGCTCGGCGGCTGTTCGACGACGAGATGCACGCCGTGTTCAGCATGATCGTGGGGCCCGGGCACACGATGGTCGGCGTGGCGCCGGTGGCGCACCCGGAGCCGTTCATGACCTGCTCGGTCGGCCTGCGGCGGGAAGCGATCGGGCTGTCCGAAGCGGAACTGGCCGGGCTCTCCGGCGCGCAGTTGCAGGAACTCGCGCTGAAACTCGTCGGCGGATGGCATCCGCGGGTGCGGGCGATGGTCTCCCGCTGGGCGCTGGAAACCGTGTTCCCGCTGGTGATCCGGACGAGCGTGCCGTTCTCGCCGTGGGATTCCGGCCGGGTGACGCTGCTCGGGGACGCGGTGCACGCGATGAGCCCGGCGGCCGGGTCCGGGGCGAACTGCGCGCTACGGGATGGGGCCGCGTTGGCGGCGGCCTTGGGCGCGGGGCCGGACGCGGCCGTCGCCGGTGGCGCGATCGCCGCGTACGAGGAGGCCATGCTGGCCAGTGGGTTCGCCGCGGTGCGCGAGTCCGCGGCGAACGGCCACCAGTTCCTCGGCCAGGATCCGCTCCCGGTCTGA
- the hutI gene encoding imidazolonepropionase: MATLITGIGELTTNDAELGKLADAALVLDGGVVAWAGPAGRAPAADERVDVEGRAVLPGWVDSHTHLVFAGDRTAEFEARMAGKPYTAGGIAVTVGATRAASDEELTRNLSRHVDEAAAQGTTCLETKTGYGLTVADEARSARIAAAVADEVTYLGAHLVPPGADAESYVDLVCGEMLDAVADHVRWADVFCEAGAFDEAQSARVLKAAAGRGLGLRVHGNQLGEGAGVRLAVEHGAASVDHCTYLSDEDVAALAASDTVATLLPACDLSTRQSLAPARRLLDAGATVALASNANPGSSYTTSMAFCVATAVLQMRMTIDEAVWAATAGGARALRRDDVGVLRPGARADVHVLDAPSVTHLAYRPGVPLTYGVWRRGDRIR, encoded by the coding sequence GTGGCAACTCTGATCACGGGTATCGGCGAGCTCACCACGAACGACGCCGAGCTGGGCAAACTGGCTGACGCCGCGCTGGTGCTGGACGGCGGGGTCGTCGCGTGGGCCGGGCCGGCCGGGCGCGCGCCGGCTGCGGACGAGCGCGTGGACGTCGAGGGGCGGGCGGTGCTGCCGGGGTGGGTGGACAGCCACACCCACCTGGTGTTCGCCGGTGACCGCACGGCCGAGTTCGAGGCGCGGATGGCCGGAAAGCCTTATACCGCAGGTGGAATCGCCGTCACGGTCGGCGCGACGCGGGCCGCTTCCGACGAGGAGCTGACCCGGAATCTGAGTCGACATGTCGATGAGGCGGCCGCGCAGGGCACGACCTGCCTGGAGACCAAGACCGGGTACGGGCTGACGGTCGCCGACGAGGCTCGCTCGGCGCGGATCGCGGCGGCAGTGGCCGACGAGGTCACGTACCTCGGCGCGCACCTCGTGCCGCCGGGCGCCGACGCGGAGTCCTATGTGGACTTGGTCTGCGGTGAGATGCTGGACGCGGTGGCGGACCACGTGCGGTGGGCGGACGTGTTCTGCGAGGCCGGGGCGTTCGACGAGGCGCAGTCGGCGCGGGTGCTCAAGGCGGCGGCCGGGCGCGGGCTCGGCCTGCGGGTGCACGGCAACCAGCTCGGCGAGGGCGCGGGCGTGCGGCTGGCGGTGGAGCACGGCGCGGCGAGCGTGGACCACTGCACGTACCTGAGTGACGAGGATGTGGCGGCCCTCGCGGCGTCCGACACCGTCGCGACGCTGCTGCCAGCTTGCGACCTCTCGACCCGCCAGTCCCTCGCCCCGGCGCGGCGGCTGCTGGACGCGGGGGCGACGGTGGCGCTGGCCAGCAACGCCAACCCCGGCAGCTCGTACACGACGTCGATGGCTTTTTGTGTCGCCACGGCAGTTCTGCAGATGCGGATGACCATCGACGAGGCGGTGTGGGCGGCCACCGCGGGCGGGGCGCGGGCCCTGCGGCGTGACGATGTGGGTGTGCTGAGGCCGGGCGCGCGGGCGGACGTGCACGTGCTGGACGCGCCGTCGGTCACCCACCTGGCGTACCGGCCGGGAGTTCCGCTGACGTACGGAGTCTGGCGGCGGGGTGACCGAATCCGCTAG
- a CDS encoding sensor histidine kinase, which translates to MKEAVKRRWRVTLDVTVWLLLSLLVVIDASNNPNRWELAGGLVAVAVATVTLRRYPAFALAVTMATAVVVAIGWGGRVAVWEFFLMLTMAYRAGLRMTRVWPLVLECGAIVLAGLPVALLVPSAGLQAWGGMLGVLAFAAVAPWLLARFVRTRGQLSRAGWQLAAEMESRQRLVADQARLRERARIASDMHDSLGHELSLIAVRAAALEVAGGLDEPQRTAAGELRGSAATATERLREIIGVLREDAAPVEPVQGDLRELVERARASGLLIESQVDDLVDAPPMVARAAYRVLQEALTNVAKHAPGAAVTVRVLSSAESTEVRVLNAAPPAGPLPGSSGRRGLIGLRERVRLVGGTLDAGPRTGELGGFELVARLPHDAAPVEETPESRDAAEAVVGQSTAARELELARRDVRRSLVQAIVIPLTMFGIVIGGAGVTFLVQWSDSVLSDGAYQQLRIGADRASFAGLLPAHQRIARPQDREPPIPPGANCEYYGTGRSWTNPDYAVYRLCFVDGRLAEKDYYSEDQR; encoded by the coding sequence ATGAAGGAGGCGGTCAAGCGCAGGTGGCGGGTGACGCTGGACGTCACGGTCTGGCTGCTGCTCTCGCTGCTCGTGGTGATCGACGCCTCGAACAACCCGAACCGCTGGGAGCTGGCCGGCGGGCTGGTGGCGGTCGCGGTGGCGACCGTGACCCTGCGCCGGTACCCGGCGTTCGCGCTCGCTGTGACCATGGCGACGGCAGTGGTGGTGGCCATCGGATGGGGCGGGCGGGTGGCCGTTTGGGAATTTTTCCTCATGCTGACCATGGCCTACCGCGCGGGCCTGCGGATGACACGCGTGTGGCCGCTGGTCCTGGAGTGCGGCGCGATCGTGCTGGCCGGACTGCCGGTGGCGCTGCTGGTCCCGAGCGCCGGGCTGCAGGCCTGGGGCGGGATGCTCGGGGTGCTGGCGTTCGCGGCCGTCGCGCCGTGGCTGCTCGCCCGGTTCGTGCGGACGCGGGGGCAGCTTTCGCGCGCGGGCTGGCAGCTCGCGGCGGAGATGGAGAGCCGGCAGCGCCTCGTCGCCGATCAGGCCCGGCTGCGGGAGCGCGCGCGGATCGCCAGCGACATGCACGATTCGCTGGGCCACGAGCTGAGCCTGATCGCCGTGCGGGCCGCCGCGCTGGAGGTGGCCGGCGGGCTGGACGAGCCGCAGCGCACCGCCGCGGGGGAACTGCGGGGCAGCGCGGCGACGGCGACCGAGCGGCTGCGCGAGATCATTGGCGTGCTGCGCGAGGACGCGGCGCCGGTGGAGCCGGTGCAGGGCGACTTGCGCGAGCTGGTCGAGCGGGCGCGCGCGTCAGGCCTGCTGATCGAGTCGCAAGTGGACGATCTGGTGGACGCGCCACCGATGGTGGCGCGCGCGGCGTACCGCGTGTTGCAGGAGGCGCTGACGAACGTCGCGAAGCACGCGCCGGGCGCCGCCGTGACGGTGCGGGTGCTGAGTTCGGCGGAGAGCACGGAGGTCCGGGTCCTGAACGCGGCGCCGCCCGCGGGCCCGCTGCCCGGCAGTTCGGGACGGCGGGGGCTGATCGGCCTGCGCGAGCGCGTGCGGCTGGTCGGCGGCACGCTGGACGCCGGCCCGCGGACCGGTGAGCTGGGCGGGTTCGAGCTGGTGGCGCGGCTGCCGCACGACGCGGCGCCGGTCGAGGAGACGCCGGAGAGCCGGGACGCCGCCGAGGCCGTGGTCGGGCAGTCGACGGCCGCGCGGGAGCTGGAGCTGGCGCGCCGGGACGTGCGGCGCAGCCTGGTGCAGGCGATCGTGATCCCGTTGACCATGTTCGGCATCGTGATCGGCGGGGCCGGGGTGACGTTCCTGGTGCAGTGGTCGGATTCCGTGCTGTCCGACGGTGCCTACCAGCAGCTGCGGATCGGGGCGGACCGGGCGTCGTTCGCCGGGCTGCTGCCTGCGCACCAGCGGATCGCGCGCCCGCAGGACCGCGAACCGCCGATCCCGCCGGGCGCGAACTGCGAGTACTACGGCACCGGCCGCAGCTGGACGAACCCCGACTATGCGGTCTACCGGCTGTGCTTTGTGGACGGACGGCTGGCCGAGAAGGACTACTACAGTGAGGATCAACGGTGA
- a CDS encoding FAD-dependent monooxygenase → MAQRHAVVVGGGIGGLSAAIGLHRVGWRVTVYERAAAFDAIGAGISLWPNAQRALAELGVHPPSAPQHDGGLLTASGRRLARWDAAAFERRYGLPLGVVHRADLIDALCAELPASSLRAGVTVTSVSPDGLVRHSDGEVHADLVVAADGINSPIRQAFWPSSRLAYSGGTAFRGVVKLPETPRLSTTWARGTEVGVLPLHDGRVYWWVAEAVPEGIRHADVRAHLASVCDGWHAPVPELIASTPEILHHDVFQLATPLPSYTRGRVALLGDAAHAMPPFLGQGGCQAIEDAVVLAAAMSTSDTVSAALARYDAERRPRSQQVAKASIRAGAAGPLLRNRAAVAVRNSLLRLAPSSVTARIGGDLNAWSPPSLTPRRPPTPLRRP, encoded by the coding sequence ATGGCACAACGGCACGCCGTGGTGGTCGGCGGCGGCATCGGCGGGCTGAGCGCGGCGATCGGGCTGCACCGCGTCGGCTGGCGGGTCACCGTGTACGAGCGCGCCGCCGCGTTCGACGCGATCGGCGCCGGAATCTCGTTGTGGCCCAACGCTCAGCGCGCACTGGCCGAGCTGGGCGTGCACCCGCCGTCGGCCCCGCAGCACGACGGCGGGCTGCTCACCGCGAGCGGGCGGCGGCTCGCGCGCTGGGACGCGGCGGCGTTCGAACGCCGTTACGGCCTCCCGCTCGGCGTGGTCCACCGCGCCGACCTGATCGACGCGCTGTGTGCCGAGCTGCCCGCGTCGAGCCTGCGCGCCGGGGTCACCGTCACGTCCGTTTCGCCGGACGGCCTCGTCCGCCACAGCGACGGGGAAGTGCACGCGGACCTCGTGGTCGCCGCCGACGGCATCAACAGCCCGATCCGGCAAGCGTTCTGGCCGTCCTCAAGGCTGGCTTACAGCGGCGGCACGGCGTTCCGCGGCGTTGTCAAGCTGCCGGAAACGCCGCGCCTGAGCACAACGTGGGCGCGCGGCACCGAGGTCGGCGTGCTGCCGTTGCACGACGGCCGCGTGTACTGGTGGGTCGCCGAGGCCGTCCCCGAAGGCATCCGGCACGCGGACGTGCGCGCCCACCTGGCCTCGGTCTGCGACGGCTGGCACGCCCCGGTCCCGGAGCTGATCGCGTCGACGCCGGAAATCCTGCACCACGACGTGTTCCAGCTGGCCACGCCGCTGCCCTCCTACACCCGCGGCCGGGTGGCGCTGCTCGGCGACGCCGCGCACGCCATGCCACCGTTCCTCGGCCAGGGCGGCTGCCAGGCGATCGAGGACGCCGTGGTCCTGGCCGCCGCGATGTCCACTTCGGACACGGTGTCGGCGGCGCTGGCCCGCTACGACGCGGAACGCCGTCCGCGCAGCCAGCAGGTCGCGAAAGCCTCCATCCGCGCCGGCGCCGCCGGTCCGCTGCTGCGCAACCGCGCGGCGGTGGCCGTCCGCAACAGCCTGCTGCGCCTGGCCCCGAGTTCGGTGACCGCACGGATCGGCGGCGACCTGAACGCGTGGTCACCGCCCAGCCTCACGCCTCGCCGCCCACCAACCCCGCTTCGTAGGCCGTGA
- a CDS encoding VOC family protein, whose protein sequence is MIRGIHHLAIATLDIKRTSAFYVDLFGCEVISDWGWQVGTDVADQITALHDCSAHSVMLRKGNAYIELFEYASPEPGPGDPARRVCDPGLTHLCFDVTDLDAEYERLVAAGMTFHCPPQLVAPNVRTTYGRDPDGNVVELQEVLDETHRVAVPWLPGRGLAGE, encoded by the coding sequence ATGATCCGCGGCATCCACCACCTCGCCATCGCGACGCTCGACATCAAACGCACTTCGGCGTTCTACGTCGACCTGTTCGGCTGCGAGGTGATCAGCGACTGGGGCTGGCAGGTCGGCACCGACGTCGCGGACCAGATCACCGCATTGCACGACTGCTCCGCGCACAGTGTCATGCTGCGCAAGGGAAACGCGTACATCGAGCTGTTCGAGTACGCCAGCCCCGAGCCCGGCCCCGGCGACCCCGCGCGCCGCGTCTGCGACCCCGGCCTGACGCACCTGTGCTTCGACGTCACCGACCTGGACGCCGAGTACGAACGCCTGGTCGCCGCGGGCATGACGTTCCACTGCCCGCCGCAGCTGGTCGCGCCGAACGTGCGCACCACGTACGGCCGCGACCCCGACGGCAACGTCGTCGAACTGCAGGAAGTCCTGGACGAAACGCACCGCGTCGCCGTCCCGTGGCTGCCCGGGCGGGGGCTCGCCGGTGAGTGA
- a CDS encoding SDR family oxidoreductase: protein MELHGKHIVITGGAGGIGRALVERFTQEGARAIVVADADLEGARAVAAEFGATARKFDAGLESDVAGLIDFATEANGPIDVYFSNAGVGGPAAGPETPDREWDRLWRIHVMSHVWASRILVPRMTEAGGGYLVNTSSAAGLLIQPSAMAYTVTKHAAVSVAEWLSMTYHHLGIRVSCVCPQAVQTRLLDEAMGQSDGASEVVAAAGVLQPADVAEAVVEGMRAERLLILPHKDVAERMVLRATDHEAWLAGVRTLVEGGAAR from the coding sequence GTGGAACTGCATGGGAAGCACATCGTCATCACCGGCGGCGCCGGCGGGATCGGCCGCGCGCTGGTCGAACGGTTCACGCAGGAGGGCGCCCGCGCGATCGTCGTGGCCGACGCCGACCTCGAAGGGGCCCGCGCGGTCGCCGCGGAATTCGGCGCCACCGCGAGGAAGTTCGACGCCGGGCTCGAGTCGGACGTGGCCGGCCTGATCGACTTCGCCACCGAGGCCAACGGCCCGATCGACGTCTACTTCTCCAACGCCGGCGTCGGCGGTCCCGCCGCCGGGCCGGAGACCCCCGACCGCGAATGGGACCGGCTCTGGCGCATCCACGTGATGTCGCACGTGTGGGCGTCGCGCATTCTCGTGCCGCGGATGACCGAGGCCGGCGGCGGTTATCTGGTGAACACCTCGTCCGCCGCGGGCCTGCTGATCCAGCCGTCCGCGATGGCGTACACGGTCACCAAGCACGCCGCGGTGTCGGTGGCCGAATGGCTTTCGATGACGTACCACCACCTCGGCATCCGCGTTTCCTGCGTCTGCCCGCAGGCCGTGCAGACGCGGCTGCTCGACGAGGCCATGGGCCAGTCCGACGGGGCGTCCGAAGTGGTCGCCGCCGCGGGGGTGCTGCAGCCCGCCGACGTCGCCGAGGCCGTGGTCGAGGGCATGCGCGCCGAGCGGCTGCTGATCCTGCCGCACAAGGACGTCGCCGAGCGCATGGTCTTGCGCGCCACCGACCACGAGGCCTGGCTGGCCGGCGTCCGCACGCTCGTCGAAGGCGGGGCCGCCCGATGA